In Sphaeramia orbicularis chromosome 7, fSphaOr1.1, whole genome shotgun sequence, one genomic interval encodes:
- the npbwr2b gene encoding neuropeptides B/W receptor type 2b, with product MENVSILVNVPSVCNDSLDFYSLTSGNRSDLNCTPPAEFYFYADLYVILPVIYSVICAVGLTGNTAVIYVILKAPKMKTVTNMFILNLAIADDLFTLVLPINIAEHLLHYWPFGEVLCKIILSIDHYNIFSSIYFLTVMSIDRYLVVLATVRSKRMPYRTYRAAKIISLCVWVLVILIVMPFTVFAGVYENPNVGRKSCVLSFPTPESLWFKASRIYTLILGFAIPVSTICILYTMMLYKLRNMRLNSNAKALDKAKKKVTIMVFIVLAVCLFCWTPFHLSTIVALTTDLRTTPLLIGISYFITSLSYANSCLNPFLYAFLDDSFRKAFKKMLECRQA from the coding sequence ATGGAGAACGTGTCGATCCTCGTCAACGTGCCGTCAGTCTGTAACGACTCTCTGGACTTCTATTCGCTCACGTCAGGAAACCGCTCAGACCTGAACTGCACTCCTCCGGCTGAGTTTTACTTCTACGCTGACCTTTACGTTATTTTGCCGGTCATCTACTCTGTGATCTGCGCTGTCGGACTCACAGGAAACACCGCCGTCATATACGTGATCCTCAAAGCGCCCAAGATGAAAACCGTCACCAATATGTTCATCCTCAACTTGGCCATCGCCGATGACTTGTTCACGTTGGTGCTGCCGATAAATATCGCCGAACACTTGTTGCACTATTGGCCTTTTGGGGAAGTTTTGTGTAAAATCATCCTGAGCATCGACCACTACAACATCTTCTCCAGTATCTACTTCCTGACGGTGATGAGTATCGACCGTTATCTGGTGGTTTTGGCCACAGTGAGGTCCAAACGCATGCCTTATCGCACCTACAGAGCAGCCAAAATCATCTCACTGTGCGTCTGGGTGCTTGTTATCCTCATCGTGATGCCTTTCACTGTTTTCGCCGGCGTCTACGAGAATCCAAACGTCGGTAGGAAGAGTTGCGTGCTGAGCTTCCCGACCCCGGAGAGTTTGTGGTTCAAAGCGAGCCGGATCTACACCCTGATTCTGGGCTTCGCTATCCCCGTTTCCACCATCTGCATCTTATACACCATGATGTTGTACAAGCTGAGGAACATGAGGCTCAACAGTAACGCCAAGGCGCTGGACAAGGCCAAGAAGAAAGTCACCATCATGGTTTTCATCGTGTTGGCCGTCTGCTTGTTCTGCTGGACGCCGTTCCACCTCAGCACCATCGTGGCGCTAACCACCGACCTGAGGACGACCCCGCTCCTCATCGGGATTTCCTACTTCATTACCAGTCTGAGCTACGCCAACTCCTGCCTCAACCCCTTCCTCTACGCCTTTCTGGACGACAGCTTCAGGAAGGCCTTTAAGAAGATGTTGGAGTGCAGACAAGCGTGA